One window of the Triticum dicoccoides isolate Atlit2015 ecotype Zavitan chromosome 3B, WEW_v2.0, whole genome shotgun sequence genome contains the following:
- the LOC119277146 gene encoding uncharacterized protein LOC119277146 gives MVSDVHVPTELPAPNHLVRELRRRPLLRLHAPIGTGSPCIDGIDAFLFLGHHRLRRRSAAFAAPKPSPSHPCAPRKKLHPALPAMETTSCGAASRARRPPR, from the exons ATGGTCTCCGACGTCCACGTGCCTACCGAGCTCCCCGCGCCCAACCACCTCGTCCGCGAGCTTCGTCGACGTCCACTCCTTCGACTACATGCACCAATTGGAACCGGGAGCCCCTGCATCGACGGGATCGACGCCTTCTTATTCCTCGGGCACCACCGCCTCCGCCGTCGATCCGCCGCCTTCGCTGCTCCTAAGCCATCGCCGAGCCACCCTTGTGCTCCCCG CAAAAAGCTACATCCAGCACTGCCGGCGATGGAGACAACGTCCTGCGGTGCTGCATCCAGGGCTCGCCGGCCACCACG GTGA